From one Solanum lycopersicum chromosome 12, SLM_r2.1 genomic stretch:
- the LOC112941891 gene encoding uncharacterized protein yields the protein MVKNVELWDLARKIESFVGFTDDILGEPSFVDLFTQVIDLRVDTEKVQGEIGKENENLRAELVVLCRVVATLSSNRVESSKVKIPEQKAFSGARSAKKQDNFIWEMEQYFTTTRVPDSYKLNITTMYLTGDAKLWWRTRNEYDVRDKLKRLRQTGSVREYIKEFTSVMLDIQNMSDEDKLHNFISDSLVDFQTTRPLTDVPSTSKTKKKNKKKGEWKKDNHKDNTNDKAKAQMRDGKDKPKNKDSNSKGCWTCGRPHLAKSCPNWEKVNPFLAGNMNQREEDEEIVAAMANPLGLSFNHITGINNVGEMSSTLNPHASLIHIEMKVKNNV from the exons ATGGTGAAAAACGTAGAACTGTGGGATCTGGCACGAAAAATTGAATCATTCGTTGGGTTTACTGACGATATTTTGGGAGAACCTTCGTTTGTGGATTTATTTACACAAGTCATTGATTTGAGAGTTGACACTGAGAAAGTTCAGGGGGAGATTGGT AAGGAAAATGAGAACCTTCGTGCAGAGCTCGTTGTATTGTGTCGGGTTGTGGCTACGTTAAGTTCAAATCGTGTTGAATCATCTAAGGTTAAGATTCCAGAACAAAAGGCCTTTAGTGGCGCAAGAAGTGCTAAAAAACAGGATAATTTCATTTGGGAAATGGAACAATATTTTACTACTACAAGGGTGCCTGATTCTTACAAGTTAAATATTACCACAATGTACTTGACGGGTGATGCTAAACTTTGGTGGAGGACTCGAAATGAATATGATGTAA GGGATAAATTGAAAAGACTAAGGCAGACGGGTTCGGTGAGGgaatacattaaagaatttacctCTGTGATGTTAGACATACAAAATATGTCTGATGAGGATAAACTACACAACTTCATTTCCG ATTCGTTGGTTGATTTCCAGACGACTCGTCCTTTGACAGATGTTCCCTCCActtcaaaaactaagaaaaagaataagaagaaagggGAATGGAAAAAGGATAATCATAAGGACAATACAAATGACAAAGCAAAGGCACAAATGAGGGATGGAAAAGACAAGCCAAAGAACAAAGATAGTAATTCCAAGGGCTGTTGGACTTGTGGTCGTCCTCATTTGGCTAAATCTTGTCCAAATTGGGAAAAAGTGAATCCTTTCCTTGCTGGAAATATgaatcaaagggaggaggatgaGGAAATCGTGGCTGCAATGGCAAATCCATTGGGATTGTCCTTTAATCATATTACAGGGATTAATAATGTTGGAGAAATGTCTAGTACTTTGAATCCTCATGCTTCCCtaattcatatagaaatgaaAGTGAAGAACAACGTGTGA